A single Anatilimnocola floriformis DNA region contains:
- a CDS encoding M42 family metallopeptidase: protein MEASSYEFLKQLLHTPSPSGYERPIQDVVRKYVASFADTVRTDAHGNVIACKNPEAKVRVMFAGHCDQIGMLVTHFHDSGFIYAQTIGGWDPQQLIGQRMVIWASGGPIPAVISRKPIHLLTDEERKQVVKLDDLWLDIGAKTKQEAQELVRIGDPVTLQLGLVEMRNGLANSPAMDNKTGLWTVIEALRRASLQSLQVGVYAVSTVAEEIGLRGAQTSAFGVDPHIGIAVDVTHATDCPTIDKRQQGDIALGNGPVIFRGPNMNPVVTERLIATAKEKLIPFQMSASGRAVPNDANALQLNRAGVATGLVSLPNRYMHSAVEMVALEDLDRAADLLAAFVVGLNGDEDFTP from the coding sequence ATGGAAGCCTCATCGTACGAATTTCTCAAGCAACTGCTCCACACGCCCAGTCCCAGCGGTTACGAACGGCCGATTCAGGACGTCGTTCGCAAATACGTTGCTTCGTTCGCCGATACGGTTCGCACCGATGCTCACGGCAACGTCATCGCCTGCAAAAATCCCGAGGCGAAGGTACGCGTGATGTTCGCCGGTCACTGCGATCAGATCGGCATGCTCGTGACGCACTTTCACGACAGCGGTTTCATTTACGCACAGACGATCGGCGGTTGGGACCCGCAGCAACTGATCGGTCAGCGAATGGTGATCTGGGCCAGCGGTGGGCCGATTCCGGCGGTCATTTCGCGCAAGCCGATTCACTTGCTGACGGACGAAGAACGTAAGCAGGTTGTGAAGCTCGACGATCTGTGGCTCGATATTGGCGCCAAGACCAAGCAGGAAGCTCAGGAGTTGGTCCGCATTGGCGATCCAGTGACGCTGCAACTCGGCTTGGTCGAAATGCGGAACGGCCTGGCCAATTCGCCGGCGATGGATAACAAGACTGGCTTGTGGACGGTGATTGAAGCCCTCCGCCGTGCCTCGCTGCAATCGCTGCAGGTCGGCGTGTATGCAGTGTCGACGGTGGCCGAGGAAATCGGTCTGCGCGGCGCACAGACGAGCGCCTTCGGTGTCGATCCGCACATTGGCATTGCAGTCGATGTAACGCACGCGACCGATTGCCCCACGATCGACAAGCGGCAGCAAGGCGATATCGCTCTCGGCAACGGCCCGGTGATCTTCCGCGGTCCGAACATGAATCCAGTCGTCACGGAGCGACTGATCGCAACGGCGAAGGAGAAATTGATTCCCTTTCAAATGTCGGCCAGCGGCCGAGCCGTTCCCAATGATGCGAACGCGCTGCAGTTGAATCGCGCTGGTGTCGCGACGGGCCTGGTGAGTTTGCCGAATCGGTACATGCACTCGGCCGTGGAGATGGTGGCGCTCGAAGATCTCGACCGCGCTGCCGATCTGCTGGCGGCATTTGTGGTTGGTTTGAACGGCGACGAAGACTTCACGCCG
- a CDS encoding SDR family oxidoreductase, giving the protein MDLQLQDHVVLVTGGAKGIGRSIADVLAAEKAIAVIIGRNQADNETAVAEIVTAGGRAHGIATELTDPAACESAVKQAVAKFGRINGVVNNAGVNDNIGLEEGNVDDFIRSLQRNLIHYYEVVRHALPELKKSQGAIVNIGSKVAETGQGHTSAYAAANGGRNALTREWAIELAKYHIRVNAVIVAECWTPLYEKWIQTLGDPAGERRKIEQRIPYERRMTKSEEIANMVVFLLSQRSSHTTGQLIHVDGGYTHLDRAFI; this is encoded by the coding sequence ATGGACCTACAACTGCAAGATCACGTCGTCCTCGTCACCGGCGGCGCGAAAGGAATCGGCCGCTCGATCGCCGATGTGCTCGCCGCTGAAAAAGCGATCGCTGTGATCATTGGCCGCAACCAGGCCGACAATGAAACCGCCGTCGCCGAAATCGTCACTGCTGGTGGCCGTGCGCATGGCATCGCCACTGAACTGACCGATCCCGCCGCATGCGAATCCGCCGTCAAACAAGCAGTCGCCAAATTCGGCCGCATCAATGGCGTGGTGAACAACGCCGGCGTGAACGACAACATCGGCCTTGAGGAAGGAAACGTCGACGACTTTATCCGTTCGCTGCAGCGGAATCTGATCCACTACTATGAAGTCGTCCGGCATGCCTTGCCCGAACTGAAAAAGTCCCAAGGCGCGATCGTCAACATCGGCTCGAAGGTCGCCGAAACAGGCCAAGGACATACTTCGGCCTACGCCGCGGCGAATGGCGGTCGCAATGCCCTGACACGCGAATGGGCCATCGAACTCGCGAAGTATCACATCCGCGTCAACGCCGTGATCGTCGCCGAGTGCTGGACGCCGCTCTACGAAAAATGGATTCAAACGCTCGGCGATCCTGCCGGTGAACGCCGCAAGATCGAACAGCGCATTCCTTACGAGCGACGGATGACGAAGTCCGAAGAAATCGCCAACATGGTGGTTTTCCTCCTCTCGCAACGATCAAGTCACACGACGGGGCAGCTGATTCACGTAGATGGAGGTTACACGCATCTCGATCGGGCCTTCATTTAG
- a CDS encoding FAD-dependent oxidoreductase: MKRRDFLVASSITALASNALAHQPEKKTTDVFVYGSTPGGIAAAVEAARRGLKVTLACPQPHPGGMAASGLCTTDAVRRHLFGGFVLEFTQRVRAEYVKRLGETSPEFKLIHDGWYYEPSVAQLVFEQIIANEPNLTFLPAHHLLRATIDGGQIKQVELSDAKNAQQMIAAKTFIDGTYEGDLAAAAKVPYRVGREARDEFDEPLAGIHYMNFRTGKQIITADTGEASPAIQAFCARCIFTDDKEQRVPIEKPNSYEQHLPDYLPLLDDFKSGRVTRWSSGVTLPGRKVEANGHIEWLTSLNCPGISWAWPEASKAHRARLARFHIEHGAGMLWFLQNDPHVPEAIRSQVAPLGLHKQEFTSNDHWPWQIYVRQGRRITGRALITQRNFMPDDKGQTPRVENPIALGEHSFDVHPCHDRRFAVDGFMEGVLWYPKKAQGPAQPGQIPYGALLPKTIDNLLVPVAMSCTHVAMSVLRMEPVWMTTGQIAGIAAVRADEQKTNVAAIDPARLAADLKIATNPA, from the coding sequence ATGAAACGCAGAGACTTCCTCGTTGCTTCCTCAATCACCGCTCTCGCGTCAAACGCACTCGCGCATCAGCCCGAGAAAAAAACTACTGACGTCTTCGTCTACGGCAGCACTCCCGGCGGAATCGCCGCCGCCGTCGAAGCAGCCCGCCGTGGTTTGAAGGTCACGCTTGCCTGCCCACAGCCTCATCCTGGCGGCATGGCAGCCAGCGGACTCTGCACGACTGATGCAGTGCGTCGACATTTGTTCGGCGGCTTCGTTCTGGAGTTCACGCAGCGCGTGCGAGCGGAATACGTCAAACGCCTCGGCGAGACCTCGCCCGAATTCAAACTCATTCATGACGGCTGGTACTACGAACCGTCGGTCGCTCAACTCGTCTTTGAGCAGATCATCGCGAACGAACCTAATCTGACATTCCTCCCGGCGCATCACCTGCTGCGAGCCACCATCGACGGCGGCCAAATCAAACAGGTTGAACTCAGCGACGCGAAAAACGCTCAGCAGATGATCGCGGCGAAGACGTTCATCGACGGCACCTACGAAGGCGACCTCGCCGCGGCGGCGAAAGTGCCGTATCGCGTCGGACGCGAAGCGCGCGATGAATTCGACGAGCCGCTCGCCGGCATTCATTACATGAACTTCCGCACCGGCAAGCAAATCATCACGGCAGACACGGGTGAAGCCTCGCCAGCCATTCAGGCCTTTTGTGCGCGATGTATTTTCACCGACGACAAAGAACAACGAGTTCCGATTGAGAAGCCCAATTCGTACGAACAGCACTTGCCCGACTATTTGCCGCTGCTCGACGATTTCAAAAGTGGCCGAGTCACGCGCTGGAGCAGCGGCGTGACGTTGCCGGGGCGAAAAGTCGAAGCCAACGGTCACATCGAATGGCTCACCAGTTTGAACTGCCCCGGTATCAGTTGGGCCTGGCCCGAAGCGAGCAAAGCACATCGCGCACGACTGGCGCGGTTTCACATCGAACATGGGGCTGGCATGCTCTGGTTTTTACAAAACGATCCACATGTTCCCGAGGCCATCCGCAGCCAGGTCGCGCCGCTCGGCCTGCACAAACAGGAATTCACCAGCAACGATCATTGGCCTTGGCAGATTTATGTGCGACAAGGTCGGCGAATCACCGGCCGGGCGCTGATTACACAGCGAAACTTCATGCCGGATGACAAAGGGCAGACGCCGCGCGTCGAAAATCCGATCGCGCTCGGCGAACATTCCTTCGATGTGCATCCGTGCCACGACCGCCGTTTCGCCGTCGATGGTTTCATGGAAGGAGTCCTCTGGTATCCCAAGAAAGCGCAGGGACCTGCGCAACCCGGACAGATTCCTTATGGCGCTCTGCTGCCGAAGACTATCGACAACTTGCTGGTTCCCGTGGCGATGTCTTGCACGCACGTCGCGATGTCGGTGCTACGCATGGAGCCGGTTTGGATGACGACCGGACAAATCGCTGGGATCGCCGCTGTTCGTGCAGATGAGCAAAAAACCAACGTGGCCGCGATCGACCCCGCCCGCCTCGCTGCCGACTTGAAGATTGCCACTAATCCCGCCTGA